The following proteins come from a genomic window of Micromonas commoda chromosome 2, complete sequence:
- a CDS encoding predicted protein, protein MKAPKAEKGPSNPLFEKKPKVFGIGQALPPKTPLNRYVKWPKYVRIQRARRVLQKRLKVPPAIEQFNNTLDKNLATKLFKLLLKYRPEDDAQKKERLVATAQAEAAGKEVESKKPVVVKFGINHITYLVEQGKAQLVCIAHDVDPIELVIWLPALCRQMNVPYCIVKGKARLGAVVHKKTATALALTGIKNEDKMEFSQLVEAIKGSYNDKFDKTMRTWGGGIMGVKSQAKTAARQKIIDREKAQRDAI, encoded by the coding sequence aTGAAGGCccccaaggctgagaagggCCCGTCCAACCCGCTCTTCGAGAAGAAGCCCAAGGTGTTCGGCATCGGCCAGGCTCTTCCCCCCAAGACGCCCCTGAACCGCTACGTCAAGTGGCCCAAGTACGTCAGGATccagcgcgcccgccgcgtcctccagaAGCGTCTCAAGGTTCCCCCCGCCATCGAGCAGTTCAACAACACCCTCGACAAGAACCTCGCCACCAAGCTCTTCAAGCTCCTCCTCAAGTACCGCCCCGAGGATGACGCGCAGAAGaaggagcgcctcgtcgccaccgcgcaggCTGAGGCGGCGGGCAAGGAGGTTGAGTCCAAGAAGCCCGTCGTGGTCAAGTTCGGCATCAACCACATCACCTACCTCGTCGAGCAGGGCAAGGCGCAGCTCGTGTGCatcgcgcacgacgtcgaccccATCGAGCTCGTCATCTGGCTCCCCGCGCTGTGCCGCCAGATGAACGTGCCCTACTGCATCGTCAAGGGTAAggctcgcctcggcgccgtcgtccacaAGAAGacggccaccgcgctcgcgctcaccggcATCAAGAACGAGGACAAGATGGAGTTCTCCCAGCTCGTTGAGGCCATCAAGGGTTCCTACAACGACAAGTTCGACAAGACGATGAGGACCTGGGGTGGCGGCATCATGGGCGTCAAGTCCCAGGCGAAGACTGCTGCCAGGCAGAAGATCATCGACAGGGAGAAGGCTCAGCGTGATGCGATCTAA
- a CDS encoding predicted protein (Encodes a protein with hydroxyproline-rich glycoprotein (HRGP) motifs), whose protein sequence is MASPATTPRDKQPSSRMKIGPVVLSADSKTAICGVKLTRGLEYKPWNAQLNLGAFVDLGANTVSGFSRLEVDAGKVGKVVADVEGVEVQKDWHLPWEWAEGRLELSAGVGLQRETRGGPDFKPRPYVNVDFRPAETPFRAAMVSWSLVKDQPIEMRPKYDVSPNVSVEFPLTLTGHVFASKDSAGRVERTPRGGSVKEDGCLKLHAHGAVVSYKFGVTQVDELRWDVWRRNMSTAEKEAEKNKSKEQREAEKAARRAKEREEKAKRDAAKARKEADAKVKKAKEEADARVKKEKEAKAKRAKELPLPVPTNARGGSRHTRARAMTTRRRPAPFALATFALGVILLHARAVLGDDDQSPPPSPPPRRRRASFPLRASPGDAAGTVSLVWTPPATPRVLPADDAASGTDPSVVPPGLAAFKAAARDASAGARFDIFAGACVEGDPRRDGFDARLHAYAPPIAPCAPATTLVAEASNTNTAVVDGLTPGATYAFRVAVRAIREEAEEGKGEKEEEEEKEEGKEEEAWSAAATATATPAADDASPTLSDESASVPNLALSDPELGFCAAAVGSFPAGAILLDGSEIFAESASGCCLECSRTLGCNAWAHCGDDDGDDDDDDATCAAAGVRGQCWLMNVPPSEANDRKDDRKDDREEDEDTNATRPLQNPGWTGGVINPEPTRPRAPASLVLNLGKSDDGDESEPSWCASWADPPALPSVAAASSAAATFTIAVTVAGRESTYDMAGTLPPRLCACEGWAPPDEADPGESPPGESPPGDASSSNAETDEVRSVRVSVVAENPGGSSAATGASVDLSPSDLEAWRVASKIPCDDDRYDDRYDVEEPPPGPPRDVRARWVQPGGSDDDDGGSSAATLAVDWSPPLDAAGEDALEPNAVGYQVIWTQWDPRLFPAVDPPMSVVLADDERVRRAASSPCGSGNVEKDGSGSSCFFAGLATGLRLDGLDGSLALAIAVRAVTTGGPGPLSQPVVTSPASLSLEDPPVEDEDPAEEPGESPPGESPPGDASSVDGVVPSEAARPVAPALDAPSVPDVVRLPLYEANRVGGVYEQMNENSGGYGQGSGTAAFDAGGDFVEESTTEEVVGGGLGGLGYGAYGGGFGYPFAGLGLGGLGFGGYRDGFYGDGFYGGGGGGNGTSVVVGGSTITVILNVNDNTTSTEDATTTPTPVPSPTPSPTPSPTPSPVPSPVPSPVPSPVPSPSPLVPELRKRGTKENPLPGEEKTVARVRVGSEPSVPGTEPAVVKIGDARNAPAADKTDKTSATSSAKPRAPGSDVKVVPLDAKARESATPTTPTTTPTVIPLPPDAEPRREEAPAVVTMTEREKAEAAAGKKTRVRGATDDAETKPRGETKPRGETKPRSSPEKKKKPAPTRSDKVSEARARANQRSSGGGGRKSGERQARQVSAQARKP, encoded by the exons ATGGCCTCTCCCGCCACGACCCCGCGGGACAAGCAGCCCTCGAGCCGCATGAAGATCGGCCCGGTGGTCCTCAGCGCGGACTCCAAGACGGCCATATGCGGCGTCAAGCTCACCAGG GGACTGGAGTACAAGCCGTGGAACGCGCAGCTCAACCTCGGCGCAttcgtcgacctcggcgccaaCACCGTGTCCGGATTCAGCCGgctcgaggtggacgccggcAAGGTGGGCAAGGtggtcgccgacgtcgagggcgtcgaagTTCAGAAGGACTGGCACCTCCCCTGGGAGTGGGCGGAGGGCAGGCTCGAGCtctccgcgggcgtcggcctGCAGAGggagacccgcggcgggccggACTTTAAGCCGAGGCCGTACGTCAACGTCGACTTTCGCCCAGCGGAGACGCCCTttcgcgccgcgatggtgTCGTGGTCCCTCGTCAAGGACCAGCCCATCGAGATGAGGCCCAAGTACGACGTCTCGCCGAACGTCTCCGTCGAGTTCCCGCTCACCCTGACCGGGCACGTGTTTGCCTCGAAAGACTCCGCCGGCCGAGTCGAGCGAACGCCCCGGGGGGGTTCCGTGAAGGAAGACGGCTGCCTCAAGCtccacgcgcacggcgccgtcgtctcgTACAAGTTCGGCGTGACGCAGGTGGACGAGCTCAGGTGGGACGTGTGGCGTCGGAACATGAGTACCGCGGAGAAAGAGGCGGAGAAGAACAAGTCCAAGGAGCAGAgagaggcggagaaggcggcgaggcgcgcgaaggagcgggaggagaaggccaagcgggacgccgcgaaggctcggaaggaggcggacgccaaggttaagaaggcgaaggaggaggcggacgcgcgcgtgaagaaggagaaggaggccaaggcgaagcgGGCGAAGGAG CTTCCGTTGCCTGTCCCGACGAACGCGAGAGGCGGGAGTCGTCacacgcgcgctcgcgccatgacgactcgacgccggcccgcgcccttcgcgctcgcgacgttcgcgctcggcgtgatactcctccacgcgcgcgccgtcctgggcgacgacgaccagtcgccgcctccgtcgcctcctccgaggcgaaggcgcgcgtCTTTTCCCCTGAGGGCCtcgccgggcgacgccgcgggcacggTGTCGCTCGTTTGGAccccccccgcgacgccccgcgtcctccccgccgacgacgccgcgtccggcacGGATCCCTCGGTCGTCCCacccggcctcgccgcgttcaaggcggccgcgcgcgacgcgtccgcgggcgcgcggttcgatatcttcgccggcgcgtgcgtggagggcgacccgcggcgcgacggtttcgacgcgcgcctgcACGCCTACGCGCCCCCGatcgcgccgtgcgcccccgcgacgacgctcgtggcggaggcgtcgaacACCAAcaccgcggtggtggacgggCTCACACCGGGCGCCACGTACGCGTTCAGAGTCGCGGTCCGCGCgatccgcgaggaggcggaagAAGGGAAAGGCgaaaaagaagaagaagaagaaaaagaagaAGGAAAAGAAGAGGAGGCGTGGTCCGctgccgccaccgccacggcgaccccggcggcggacgacgcgtcaccgaccCTCAGCGATGAgagcgcgtccgtcccgaACCTCGCGTTGAGCGACCCGGAGCTGGGtttctgcgccgccgcggttgggTCGtttcccgcgggcgcgatacTCCTCGACGGATCGGAGATTTTCGCCGAGTCGGCATCCGGATGCTGTCTGGAGTGTTCCAGAACCCTCGGTTGCAACGCGTGGGCGCactgcggcgacgacgacggcgacgacgacgacgacgacgcgacgtgcgcggccgcgggcgtgcGCGGGCAGTGCTGGCTGATGAACGTGCCCCCGTCCGAGGCGAACGACCGGAAGGACGACCGGAAGGACGaccgggaggaggacgaagacacaaacgcgacgcgtccgctcCAGAACCCGGGTTGGACGGGCGGCGTGATAAACCCCGAACCCacgcgaccccgcgcgcccgcgtcgctcgtcctCAATCTCGGCAAaagcgacgacggcgatgaaAGCGAACCTTCGTGGTGCGCTTCGTGGgcggacccgcccgcgcttccgtccgtcgccgccgcatcctccgccgcggcgacgtttaCCATCGCCGTTACCGTCGCGGGACGCGAATCGACGTACGACATGGCGGGCACGTTACCCCCGCGGCTGTGCGCGTGCGAGGGGTGGGCGCCccccgacgaggcggaccccggtgagtcaccgcccggtgagtcaccgcccggtgacgcgtcgtcgtcgaacgccgAGACGGACGAGGTTCGATCGGTGAGGGtatccgtcgtcgccgagaaccccggcgggtcgtcggcggcgacgggcgcgtccgtcgatcTGAGCCCATCGGACCTCGAGGCgtggcgcgtcgcgtcaAAGATTccgtgcgacgacgaccgttacgacgaccgttacgacgtcgaggagccgccgcccggtccTCCCAgagacgtccgcgcgcgctgggTCCAACCCGgcgggtccgacgacgacgacggcggatcctccgccgccaccctcgccgtcgactgGAGTCCGCCGCTGGatgccgcgggcgaggacgcgctcgagccgaaCGCCGTAGGGTACCAGGTGATTTGGACGCAGTGGGACCCGCGGCTGTtccccgcggtggacccgCCGATGTCCGTggtgctcgcggacgacgaacgcgttcgacgcgccgcgtcgtcgccgtgtgGTTCCGGAAACGTCGAGAAGGACGGGTCCGGCTCGTCGTGTTTCTTCGCCGGTCTCGCCACCGGGCTGAGGCTGGACGGTCTGGACGGGTCCCTTGCGCTGGCgatcgccgtccgcgccgtcacCACCGGTGGCCCCGGTCCGCTCTCCCAGCCCGTCGTgacgtcccccgcgtccctGTCCCTCGAGGACCcgcccgtcgaggacgaggatccGGCGGAGGaacccggtgagtcaccgcctggtgagtcaccgcccggtgacgcgtcatCCGTCGACGGTGTCGTCCCttccgaggcggcgaggcccgTCGCCCCtgcgctcgacgccccgtCGGTTCCCGACGTCGTGCGTTTACCCCTGTACGAGGCGAACagggtcggcggcgtgtaCGAACAGATGAACGAAAACTCGGGTGGGTACGGCCAGGGTTCGGGCACGGCGGCtttcgacgccggcggcgatttCGTCGAGGAGTCGACCACGGAggaggtcgtcggcggcgggctcggcgggctcgggtaCGGGgcgtacggcggcgggttcgggtaCCCGTTCGCGGGACTCGGGCTAGGGGGCTTGGGTTTCGGCGGCTACCGGGACGGGTTCTACGGGGACGGATtctacggcggcggcggcggcggcaacggcaccagcgtggtcgtcggcgggagCACCATCACCGTCATCCTGAACGTCAACGACAACACGACGTCcacggaggacgcgacgacgacgccgacgccggtcCCGTCCCCTACCCCATCCCCTACCCCATCCCCTACCCCATCCCCGGTCCCGTCGCCTGTCCCTTCCCCGGTTCCTTCGCCAGTCCCTTCGCCGTCTCCTCTGGTCCCGGAACTGAGGAAGAGGGGCACCAAGGAAAACCCGCTCCCCGGCGAGGAAAAgacggtcgcgcgcgtcagggTCGGGTCCGAACCATCCGTTCCGGGCACCGAGCCCGCGGTAGTCAAGATCGGCGACGCACgaaacgcgcccgcggcggacaaAACCGACAAAACCTCcgcgacctcctccgcgaaaCCCCGCGCCCCGGGTTCAGACGTAAAGGTCGTTCCCCTGgacgcgaaggcgcgcgagtccgccacgccgacgacgccgacgacgacgccgacggtgatTCCCCTCCCTCCCGACGCCGAACCCCGGAGGGAGGAGGCACCCGCCGTCGTGACGATGACCGAACGGGAAAaggcggaagccgccgccgggaaaaaaacgcgcgttcgaggcgccaccgacgacgccgagaccaaaccccgcggcgagaccaaaccccgcggcgagaccAAACCCCGATCGTCTcccgagaagaagaagaagcccgCGCCGACAAGGTCAGACAAAGTTTCagaggctcgcgcgcgagcgaaccAACGAAGctcgggaggcggcggaagAAAATCAGGCGAGCGCCAGGCCAGGCAGGTCTCGGCGCAGGCGCGCAAACCGTGA
- a CDS encoding protein arginine methyltransferase (Predicted protein arginine N-methyltransferase similar to human CARM1 (PRMT4). ChromDB ID: PRMT20106), translating into MPSPARAFVLRFLYDDDLERCRAALASPSADAADPSRATVPKPPKRARPDGSRKQNPDAPTAFNTNAFDAKTDSASAVEYFRYYGLIPQQQNMLQDAVRTGTYFTAILENACDFKDKVVMDVGAGSGILSFFAAMAGARRVYAVEASAMSEHCAKLLEGNPRLRDVIVIVNGKVEEVEIPEKVDVMVSEPMGTLLYNERMIESYLLARDRFMRREESCGEGGSSDFGSGGAGLSLRGKMFPGGGRVHCAPFADETLWNEIKDKAHFWGTEDFYGVDLTPLREEAVRSYFRQCVVDAFETELLLSQPVSFAWDWTTLRADELESLDMHLEFKVQRAGPVHGVACWFDVLFEGTAKSRWLTTAPGLPTTHWYQMRLVFERPMRCEAGETVKGRMKMTALDNQSYAVTVELKGKGGKAVSGEWDLKDPYYRQTIYPQPGYTKEQLARFYGEPPA; encoded by the coding sequence ATGCCGTCCCCGGCTCGGGCGTTCGTCTTACGATTCCtgtacgacgacgatttgGAGAGGTGCcgagcggcgctcgcgtcgccatccgccgacgccgccgacccctcgcgagcgacggtTCCAAAACCACCGAAGCGCGCCAGGCCCGACGGGTCCCGCAAACAAAACCCCGACGCCCCAACCGCCTTCAACAcgaacgcgttcgacgccaaGACGgacagcgcgagcgccgtcgagTACTTTCGCTACTACGGGTTGATTCCCCAGCAGCAGAACATGCTCCAAGACGCGGTGCGCACGGGGACGTACTTCACCGCGATACTCGAAAACGCGTGCGATTTTAAGGATAAGGTTGTCATGGACGTCGGTGCCGGGTCGGGGATACTGTCGTTCTTCGCGGCTATGGCCGGGGCGAGGCGGGTgtacgcggtggaggcgagcgcgatgtcGGAGCACTGCGCTAAGCTCTTGGAGGGTAACCCTCGACtgcgcgacgtcatcgtgaTCGTCAACGGGAAGGTCGAGGAGGTTGAGATACCGGAGAAGGTGGACGTGATGGTGTCGGAGCCGATGGGCACGCTGCTGTACAACGAGCGGATGATCGAGAGCTACCTGCTGGCGAGGGACAGGTTCATGCGAAGGGAGGAGTCatgcggcgagggcgggtcGTCTGATTTCGGTTCCGGCGGGGCTGGTCTGTCGCTGCGTGGTAAGATGTtccccgggggcgggcgcgtgcactgcgcgccgttcgcggacgagacgcTGTGGAATGAGATTAAGGATAAGGCGCACTTCTGGGGCACCGAGGATTTCTACGGCGTCGACCTGACGCCGCTGCGGGAGGAGGCTGTTCGGTCCTATTTCCGGCAgtgcgtcgtggacgcgtttGAAACGGAGCTGCTGTTGAGTCAGCCGGTGTCGTTCGCGTGGGACTGGACCACGCTTCGGGCGGACGAGCTGGAGTCGCTGGACATGCACCTGGAGTTTAAGGTGCAACGCGCCGGTCCcgtgcacggcgtcgcgtgtTGGTTCGACGTGCTGTTCGAGGGAACGGCAAAATCTCGTTGgctcaccaccgcgcccggcTTGCCCACCACGCACTGGTACCAGATGCGTCTCGTGTTCGAACGACCGATGCGGTGCGAGGCTGGTGAGACGGTGAAGGGGCGGATGAAGATGACCGCGCTGGATAACCAGAGCTACGCGGTGACGGTCGAGCTCAAGGGTAAGGGCGGGAAGGCGGTCAGCGGCGAGTGGGATTTGAAAGACCCGTACTACCGGCAGACCATCTACCCCCAGCCGGGGTACACCAAGGAGCAGCTCGCGAGGTTCTACGGCGAACCGCCGGCGTGA
- a CDS encoding predicted protein, with protein sequence MSEVNPKAYPLADAQLTITILDIVQQAANYKQLKKGANEATKTLNRGISEFVVLAADTEPLEILLHLPLLAEDKNVPYVFVPSKQALGRACGVSRPVISCSVTTNEGSQLKTQIQNLKDAIEKLLI encoded by the exons ATGTCCGAGGTCAACCCCAAGGCGTAtcccctcgcggacgcgcagcTCACCATCACCATCCTGGACATCGTCCAGCAGGCTGCG AACTACAAGCAGCTCAAGAAGGGCGCGAACGAGGCCACCAAGACCCTCAACCGCGGCATCTCCGAGTttgtcgtcctcgcggcggacaccGAGCCCCTCGAGATCCTCCTCCACCTGCCACTGCTCGCGGAGGACAAGAACGTGCCGTACGTGTTTGTCCCCTCCAAGCAGGCGCTCGGTCGCGCGTGCGGCGTCTCCAGGCCCGTCATCAGCTGCTCCGTCACCACCAACGAGGGCTCGCAGCTCAAGACGCAGATCCAGAACCTCAAGGATGCCATCGAGAAGCTCCTCATCTAA
- a CDS encoding predicted protein, which produces MGKKKSSTDPDAPMPNLRDQGGLAAVARMVELQRKAEAAAPTPTVTIANPPAFTPGFLDRKPDKKDKKDRKDKKDKKDKEDKEDKEDEKDFKPGFLDRKPEKKEKKEKKEKKEKKEKKDKKDDGREKKEKRKPAAEEPKPDAAGKKVKPTKPRTYPRNPHAVNPDDSDDEEFRLPNPMKVKMPEVLAPDTDESFSTDSESGLVNGYKMDTSDDEKWIEVGRKWREGILGDVKARHKALMLDADKLDAICAKTRETYQHFLSVDMVKESIYGDDGVNHGDCGEHLFIRCGRVAGRCTELAKKAIRWSHVLMGSRADASVTDLAQTLAEDLRMKEHAIGTLIGYNRLYEQVQKHNALCWGRARNAVEDHEKAVAKMLGQPPPDHSKIPRSKKNWVDELSHPLEIPPESDSEETKEKKRRGIVEKDGVTFEEYYANAMINLFGDELAEWQKEDAGKTDVSLIMRAIQSGADVIPTLQKELMMQYESLGDLKDLKSGGGEALQRNQMGDVEGDVDMDDADDTAGGGDRDGSGSELSGLGSDDERLATKKRKAGEEDEEAEILKAMGAGSTYSYSGDSDDIDDDDGDDSGDGDDGGDSDDDGGDSDEGDEEEQSDPDDAVDYAVTPMAH; this is translated from the coding sequence ATGGGCAAGAAGAAGTCTTCGAccgacccggacgcgccgatgCCCAACCTCCGGGACCAGGGGGGTttggcggcggtcgcgcgcaTGGTGGAGCTGCAGCggaaggcggaggcggccgcgccgacgccgacggtgacgatTGCAAATCCCCCCGCCTTCACCCCCGGCTTCCTCGACCGAAAGCCggacaagaaggacaagaaggacaggaaggacaagaaggacaagaaggacaaggAGGACAAGGAGGACAAGGAGGACGAAAAGGACTTCAAACCCGGCTTCCTCGACCGCAAGCcagagaagaaggagaagaaggagaagaaggagaagaaggagaagaaggagaagaaggacaaAAAGGACGACGGGcgggagaagaaggagaagcgcaagcccgccgcggaggagcccaagcccgacgccgccgggaagAAGGTCAAGCCCACGAAGCCCAGGACGTACCCGCGCAACCCCCACGCGGTCAACCCCGACgattcggacgacgaggaattTCGCCTCCCCAACCCCATGAAGGTCAAGATgcccgaggtgctcgcgccgGACACGGACGAGAGCTTCTCCACCGACTCCGAGTCGGGCCTCGTCAACGGGTACAAGATGGACAcctccgacgacgaaaaATGGATCGAGGTTGGCAGAAAGTGGCGCGAGGGCATCTTAGGGGACGTCAAGGCTCGGCACAAGGCTTTgatgctcgacgcggacaagctcgacgccatctGCGCCAAGACCCGCGAGACGTATCAGCATTTTTTATCCGTCGACATGGTCAAGGAGAGCAtctacggcgacgacggcgtcaacCACGGCGACTgcggcgagcacctcttCATCCGAtgcggccgcgtcgcgggaCGGTGCaccgagctcgccaagaaggccaTCCGGTGGTCGCACGTGCTGATGGGCTCGAGGGCGGATGCGTCGGTGACGGATCTTGCGCAGACTTTAGCGGAGGACCTTCGCATGAAAGAACACGCCATCGGAACGCTCATCGGGTACAACCGGCTGTACGAGCAGGTGCAGAAACACAACGCCCTGTGCTGGGGCCGGGCGCGTAACGCCGTGGAGGACCACGAGAAGGCGGTGGCGAAGATGCTCggccagccgccgcccgaccaCTCGAAGATCCCGCGGTCGAAGAAGAACTGGGTCGACGAGCTGTCGCACCCGCTCGAGATTCCCCCGGAGAGCGACTCGGAGGAGacgaaggagaagaagcggCGGGGAATCGTGGAGAAGGACGGGGTGACGTTCGAGGAGTACTACGCCAACGCGATGATAAACCTGTTCGGGGATGAGCTCGCGGAGTGGCAAAAGGAGGACGCTGGCAAGACGGACGTGAGCCTCATCATGCGAGCCATCCagtcgggcgcggacgtcatcCCGACGCTGCAGAAGGAGCTCATGATGCAGTACGAGTCGCTGGGGGACCTGAAGGACCtgaagagcggcggcggcgaggcgctgcaGCGGAACCAGATGGGGGACGTCGAAGGGGACGTCgacatggacgacgccgacgacacgGCTGGCGGGGGGGACCGGGACGGTTCGGGGAGCGAGCTGTCGGGTCtcgggagcgacgacgagaggcTCGCCACGAAGAAGCGCAAAGCGggagaggaggacgaggaggcggagattCTCAAGGCGATGGGCGCCGGATCGACTTACTCGTACTCGGGGGACtccgacgacatcgacgacgacgacggcgacgatagcggcgacggcgatgacggcggcgacagcgatgacgacggcggcgactccgacgagggtgacgaggaggagcagtCGGACCCGGACGATGCGGTAGACTACGCCGTGACCCCGATGGCGCACTAA
- a CDS encoding predicted protein, with product MIEDLPPVDVEAITAGYGPHAAVPRLMFIADRSDDEALKLDALRAAHDILKQGDDTRAYAAVVEKIAGRLGPSHELDKEWVDETDRRAAKKQEVLDAELNGYKTNMIKESIRMGHNDLGDFYHARGDLNAAFKCYVRTRDYCTTPRHVVNMCLNVIRVSVQAENFANVQNYVAKAAAVPDSADDPLVAAKLACAGGLAAIEQRKYKLAAEKFTRLQSEVGSAYDDVVGAADVATFGGLCALASLDRSDLKKDVLENPTFRTAMEAAPEVRACVEDFYNSRYSSLFDGLERLRPQLALDLHLHDHVDALYEAIRRRALVQYVEPFSAVDLRRMADAFRVDDVAAMEHEVGALIADEQISARIDSQRKTLHKRRADSRATTYADALEAGRLFTKVIHAMLLRTSLMRNECTVKGASGGAGASRRGGPGPGGGGGGGGWGGGGGWDHGGGLFRGHGRGFGGVDGGGEGGPGYSRGGRVGEGRVGRGSRAAAAAERDGGGDVTMASGSEEEDE from the coding sequence atGATCGAGGATTTACCCCCGGTGGACGTGGAGGCCATCACGGCCGGGTACGGcccccacgccgccgtgccccgCCTCATGTTCATCGCCGATcggtccgacgacgaggcgctcaagctgGACGCCCTGCGAGCCGCGCACGACATCTTGAAGCAGGGAgacgacacgcgcgcgtacgccgccgtggtGGAGAAGATCGCCGGTCGCCTCGGCCCGTCCCACGAGCTGGACAAGGAGTGGGTCGACGAGACGGAcagacgcgcggcgaagaagcaggaggtgctcgacgcggagctgAACGGGTACAAGACGAACATGATCAAGGAGTCGATACGGATGGGCCACAACGACCTCGGGGACTTTtaccacgcgcgcggcgacctcaaCGCCGCGTTCAAGTGCTACGTTCGCACCAGGGACTACTGCACCACCCCGAGGCACGTCGTCAACATGTGCCTCAACGTCATACGCGTCAGCGTCCAAGCCGAGAACTTCGCGAACGTTCAAAACTACGTCGCCAAAGCCGCAGCCGTGCCAGATTCCGCCGATgacccgctcgtcgccgccaagctcgcgtgcgccggcgGTTTGGCCGCCATCGAGCAGCGCAAGtacaagctcgccgccgagaagtTCACGCGGTTGCAGTCGGAGGTTGGAAGCGcgtacgacgacgtcgtgggcgccgcggacgtcgcgacgttTGGCGGTTtgtgcgcgctcgcgtcgctcgacaGGAGCGATCTGAAGAAGGACGTGCTCGAGAACCCCACGTTTCGGACtgcgatggaggcggcgccggaggtgCGTGCGTGCGTCGAGGACTTCTACAACTCGCGTTACTCGTCGCTGTTCGACGGACTGGAACGTCTGCGACCGCAACTCGCGCTGGACCTCCACCTGCACGATCACGTGGATGCGTTGTACGAAGCGATCCGTCGCAGGGCGTTGGTCCAGTACGTGGAGCCGTTCAGCGCGGTGGACCTGCGGAGGATGGCGGACGCGTTTcgcgtggacgacgtcgccgccatggaACACGAGGTgggcgcgctcatcgcggacgaACAGATCAGCGCGAGGATAGACTCGCAGCGAAAGACGCTGCACAAGCGAAGGGCGGattcgagggcgacgacgtacgCGGATGCGCTCGAAGCCGGGCGATTGTTCACCAAGGTGATCCACGCCATGTTGCTGAGGACCAGTTTGATGCGAAACGAGTGCACGGtgaagggcgcgagcggcggcgcgggggcgtcgcggaggggcgggcccggccccggcggcggcggcggcggcggcggctggggcggcggcgggggctggGACCACGGCGGAGGTCTGTTTCGGGGACACGGGAGGGGTTTCGGGGGTGTGGACGGtgggggcgagggcgggccGGGGTActcgcgcggggggaggGTCGGGGAAGGGAGGGTCggccgcgggtcgcgcgcggcggctgcggcggagagggacggcggcggcgacgtgaccATGGCTTCGGGGAgcgaggaagaggacgaGTGA